CCGGCGGCGCCATGGCGGCGCTTGAGGGCCTGGACCTGGGCGGCGGCAATGCAGCCGACGACGGCAAGGAAGGCGGCGAGGCGCAAGCAGGAGCTGCGGATTCGTCCGCGGCGGATCAGCCTGACGTCGACCAGCCGGATGCGCCGCAGGCGGATGCGCAACCGGGCGAGGGCTTGCAGGCCGACGGGCAGTCCTCTGATTCGGACCTGAGTGGCGCCCCGGCCTCCGAGGCGGAGGCTTTTGAAACGGCGTCCCCCTCCGAAGCGGACGAATCGATAGGGATCAGCCGGCCGCGTGCGGCGCCGGAGCTTGCGGCGCTGGAAACGGCGCAGGACGCCGAGGTGACCGCGATCGCTCGGGAGGCCGGACACCGGCGCGAAGCGGACGGCGACGCCGACGAAGCGAACGGCAGAGACGCGGACGCAGCCGTGAACGATCATGGAGCGTTGCCCGTCGGCGATGCCACGCCCATCGCGCCCACGGCTGGCAATGACGTGTTGTCCGCCGCCACGCGGCCGGGGCCGGACGAGCCCGAAATCCGCGTGCCTCAAGGAGATTCCATCGAGCCCGGCGTGCATCGTCCCGAGATTGTGCCGCCGAGCCCGGAGCCCGAAATCACCCCACCCGGCGGATCGCCGGAGATCGATCCGCCGGAGCCGGCGCCCGAAATCGCGCCTCCCGCGCCAGAGCCTTCGGCGCCTGAACAGCCGCCCGAAGCGCCCCCCGCCCAACCCGATGAAGACGCGCCCGGCGCGCCTCGCAAAGTTTGAATTCCGGAGTAGTCCCAGTGAGTATCAATAAGAACGTGCAGGACGATGTCATCGAACCCCGTGATACGGCGGGCGTAGCGCAGACGCAGGCGGATGCCGCCACGGAAGCCGCGCCGCGCGCCCGGCGGTCCGCATCGAAAGCGGCGGATGCCGGCGAAGCGGCGGCGCGCCCTCGCGCCCGGCGGACGACCCGAGGCAAGGCGGCCGGCGAGGATGCGGCAGCGGCCACGGCCGTGCAAATCGCGCCGCCCGCGCCCGCCGCTTCGGACTCGGCCGGCTCCCTGGACACAGGCGCGGCACCGGCCAGGAAGACGCGCACCCGTGCCGCGAAATCCGCCGTGAAAGCGGATGCGGCGCAGACGCGCGACGATGGCGCCGCCGCGTCGGCCGGTGCAGAGACGGCCGTAGCGGCGGAAAGCGCGCCACGCGTCCGGAGCCGCAAGCCGCGCGGCGCACAGGCGGCCGCCGCGACGACCGAACAAGGCACGCTTCCGTTGGCGCTGGATGAACAGGGCGCCGCGTCCCAGACCGATGGGTCGCCCGTCAAGCGCACGCGCAAGCGCAAACCGGCGGACGCGGCGGCTCTGCCATCCCATGACGCGTCTGCGCCGGCGATGGCGACTGCGCCGCGTGCGCCGGAGGGTGTCGCTCACGCCGCACCCGCGCAAGCCCACGCTGCCTCAAATTCGCAGTTTTCGGCGCCTGCCGCGGCTGCGCGCGCCGGCTCCGGCGACGGCAGCGGCGACGCGTCCGTCCACGCATACATGCCGCCGGCCGGCGCTTCTATCGAGCGCGCCGGCGCCATGCCCTCGGGCGCGGACGACCTCGGCGGTTCGTCTTCGGCGGCCAGCAGCGTTCAAAGCGCCGTGGAAGGCGCCGGGGATGTGCCGTCGTTCGCGTCGGCGCAAGCAGGGCAGGGCGAAGACACCGCCGCCGCCGGGAACCGCGGCCGTGGGCGCAAGCTGCGCACGCCATTCCGCCGGCGCCGGGGCGATGCCGTGGCGAGCGGCGACACGGCGCCGGGCGCTGACGGCGGTCCCGTTACGGGTGCCCGCGGCGGCGCCGCTGTCGACCCGGACGCCGCCTCGCCGTCCGGCGAGCGGGAAGCCGAGCAGGCGCTGGCGTACCTGGACAAGGCGGCGCGCATGGAGCAGCGGCTCAACAAGTACCTGAACAGCGAAGCGGTCATGCCCAAGCTGCACAAGGTGCTGGCGGATGCCGGCATCGGGTCGCGTCGCGAAATGGAAGAGTTGATCATCGCGGGGCGGGTTTCGGTGAACGGCGAGCCGGCGCATATCGGCCAGCGCGTCGCCAGCAGCGACCAGGTGCGTGTGAATGGCAAGCTGATTGCCCGGCCCAACACCCGCAAGCCGCCGCGCGTGATCCTGTATCACAAGCCGGCCGGCGAAATCGTCAGCCATGACGATCCGGGCGGACGCGCCAGCGTATTTGCGCGCTTGCCCAAGCTGCGCACCGGTAAATGGCTGTCGGTCGGCCGCCTGGACCTGAACACGGAAGGCCTGCTGATCTTCACCACGTCCGGCGATATGGCCAACCGCATCATGCATCCCCGCTATGGGACCGAACGCGAGTACGCGGTGCGCGTCCTGGGCGAGATGGATGACGCCCAACGCCGGTCCCTGGTCGAAGGCATCGAGCTGGAAGACGGCAAGGCCGCTTTCGGGACGCTGGAATACCTGGGCGGAGAGGGCAGCAACCGCTGGTATCGCGTCACCCTGCAGGAAGGGCGCAACCGCGAAGTGCGGCGGATGTTCGAGGCCGTCGGCGTGACGGTGAGCCGGCTGATCCGCACGCGCTTCGGCGATATCGTGCTGCCGCGCAACCTGCGCCGCGGCCGTTGGGAAGAGCTGGATCCGAACCTGGTCACGGCGCTCATGGTGCAGCTGGGCCTGTTGCGCGACGATGATGGCGGCGGCAAGCGCTCGCGCCAGCCGCAGTCGCATGACAGCGCCTTGCCGCCGGGCTTCGGGACGCTGGACAACAACGGCATGAATGGCGCGCGCATAGGCCGCCGCGGCAAGCTCCAGGGTGGCCGTGCGGGCAAGAGCGCTGGCGCCACCATGTCGTATCCGTCGGATCCCTTCGGCACTGGCCTGCTGGTCACCGGCGGCTATGCCAACGGCCACCCGCTGGGCAACGACGGAGGCGGCCGTCCCGGCAAGGGGCAGCGCCGCGGGGCCGGCAAACGCCCGCAGGGGCAGCCGGCGGCCGCCCAAGGGCAGCCGCGCGGCAAGGCGGCGCGCAAGGGCAAACCGGCTGGACCCAATCCCGGCCGTCCGCAGGGGCAGGGCCAGCATCCGGGCGCTCAGGCCGCCAACGGGCAGGCGCCCGGCGGGAATGCCGGCGGTCCCAAGGGCGGCCAGCGCGGGCGCCCCGGCAAGGCCGGCGCGCCAGGCAAGAAGCGCAACGCCAACCCCAAGGGCCCGCGCGGGGGCGGCATGGCGCGCGGCGACGATTGGCAGCCGCGGGGCGCGTCGGCGCACGAGTCCCGGTTGGGCGTAGCCGGGCTGCGCGGGCGCGGATCGCGCTGACGCGGCGGGTCCGATACGCCGCCTTGAACACGTAAACCCGCGACGCAACAGGCAATTTCGCATTTTTCTGGTAACATACCGGGTTTTCGTGGGCATGTTGCATCCGCTTGCTGCGGGCGGCATCACCCCGAGGCGATTCATCGGCGCGGACTGCTCGGCAGTACCTGGTATGGCCGGTGGGTCGTGTTGGCGGATCGGACTTTCTCGCGCGGCTTTATCGCGCGAAACGGCGCGCCGGCGCGGCCGGAAAGCAGTAAGCGTGGCGCGCGGCGCCCGTTGCGGGCTTTCCGGGCATGCTTGGCGTGTGATAACGATGGGCTGGGCTGAC
The sequence above is a segment of the Bordetella genomosp. 9 genome. Coding sequences within it:
- the rluB gene encoding 23S rRNA pseudouridine(2605) synthase RluB, with the protein product MPSGADDLGGSSSAASSVQSAVEGAGDVPSFASAQAGQGEDTAAAGNRGRGRKLRTPFRRRRGDAVASGDTAPGADGGPVTGARGGAAVDPDAASPSGEREAEQALAYLDKAARMEQRLNKYLNSEAVMPKLHKVLADAGIGSRREMEELIIAGRVSVNGEPAHIGQRVASSDQVRVNGKLIARPNTRKPPRVILYHKPAGEIVSHDDPGGRASVFARLPKLRTGKWLSVGRLDLNTEGLLIFTTSGDMANRIMHPRYGTEREYAVRVLGEMDDAQRRSLVEGIELEDGKAAFGTLEYLGGEGSNRWYRVTLQEGRNREVRRMFEAVGVTVSRLIRTRFGDIVLPRNLRRGRWEELDPNLVTALMVQLGLLRDDDGGGKRSRQPQSHDSALPPGFGTLDNNGMNGARIGRRGKLQGGRAGKSAGATMSYPSDPFGTGLLVTGGYANGHPLGNDGGGRPGKGQRRGAGKRPQGQPAAAQGQPRGKAARKGKPAGPNPGRPQGQGQHPGAQAANGQAPGGNAGGPKGGQRGRPGKAGAPGKKRNANPKGPRGGGMARGDDWQPRGASAHESRLGVAGLRGRGSR
- the scpB gene encoding SMC-Scp complex subunit ScpB; this encodes MNDSEATLVLETALLCAPQPMPRAELRQLFSEEDGVDNARLDALLEGLQAAWSDRGLELVSLASGWRFQSRPQMQRYLARLNPEKPPKYSRAVLETLAIVAWRQPVTRGDIEDIRGVAVSSQIVKTLEDRGWIEVIGHRDAPGRPALFGTTRQFLDDLGLRALDELPPLEAGGAMAALEGLDLGGGNAADDGKEGGEAQAGAADSSAADQPDVDQPDAPQADAQPGEGLQADGQSSDSDLSGAPASEAEAFETASPSEADESIGISRPRAAPELAALETAQDAEVTAIAREAGHRREADGDADEANGRDADAAVNDHGALPVGDATPIAPTAGNDVLSAATRPGPDEPEIRVPQGDSIEPGVHRPEIVPPSPEPEITPPGGSPEIDPPEPAPEIAPPAPEPSAPEQPPEAPPAQPDEDAPGAPRKV